A portion of the Rhodococcus pseudokoreensis genome contains these proteins:
- the rsmI gene encoding 16S rRNA (cytidine(1402)-2'-O)-methyltransferase has translation MTGRLVLAATPMGDVGDASPRLRTALGTADVVAAEDTRRTKALASALDVTITGKVVSFYDQVETARLPALVADVASGKTVLLVTDAGMPSVSDPGYRLVSACVAEDLAVTCLPGPSAVTTALALSGLPVERFCFDGFPPRKQGQRKTWLQALVTEQRACVFFEAPHRLADCLADAADVLGGTRRAAVCRELTKTYEEVRRGTLAELAEWAAEGVRGEITVVVEGATLVASDPADLVDEVERLVADGTRLKDACALVATTGVSKRELYETVLASRKD, from the coding sequence ATGACTGGTCGCCTAGTGCTCGCCGCAACACCGATGGGGGACGTGGGTGACGCCTCGCCGAGGCTGCGTACGGCGCTCGGGACGGCCGACGTCGTCGCCGCCGAGGACACCCGCCGCACCAAGGCCCTCGCCTCCGCGCTCGACGTGACGATCACCGGCAAGGTCGTCAGCTTCTACGACCAGGTCGAGACGGCCCGGCTGCCCGCCCTCGTCGCCGACGTCGCGTCCGGCAAGACCGTCCTCCTCGTCACCGACGCCGGCATGCCGTCGGTCAGCGACCCCGGGTACCGGCTGGTGTCGGCGTGCGTGGCCGAGGATCTGGCGGTGACGTGCCTGCCCGGACCGTCGGCGGTGACGACGGCGCTCGCGCTGTCCGGGCTGCCCGTCGAACGGTTCTGCTTCGACGGCTTCCCGCCCCGCAAACAGGGTCAGCGCAAGACGTGGTTGCAGGCCCTGGTCACCGAGCAACGCGCCTGCGTGTTCTTCGAGGCCCCGCACCGGCTCGCCGACTGCCTCGCGGACGCCGCCGACGTGCTCGGCGGCACCCGCCGCGCCGCCGTCTGCCGGGAGCTGACCAAGACGTACGAGGAGGTGCGCCGCGGCACCCTCGCCGAACTCGCCGAGTGGGCCGCCGAGGGGGTCCGCGGCGAGATCACCGTCGTGGTGGAGGGCGCCACCCTCGTCGCGTCCGACCCCGCCGACCTCGTCGACGAGGTGGAGCGACTGGTCGCCGACGGCACCCGGCTCAAGGACGCGTGCGCGCTCGTCGCCACCACCGGCGTCTCGAAGCGGGAACTGTACGAAACGGTGCTGGCGTCCCGGAAGGACTAG